The following are encoded in a window of Paenibacillus polymyxa genomic DNA:
- a CDS encoding TetR/AcrR family transcriptional regulator has protein sequence MQERILEAFVDEVHENGLKFTMDDLAKRLAISKRTLYENFSSKTLILETLIKRTNDDMIRKTEQIIENNELSLLDKIKQSIRVMPLYYKFYDLRILDQMKKYYPEQWKRVHADLNDWSPIRTLIQEGIREGIIVNKNEALIMKLIIESVNLTLDQRFFLDNSVTVEEATYSIVDILLFGLVEK, from the coding sequence ATGCAGGAAAGAATTTTGGAGGCTTTTGTAGATGAAGTTCATGAAAATGGATTGAAATTTACGATGGATGATCTTGCGAAAAGACTCGCTATTAGTAAGCGTACATTGTATGAAAATTTTTCGTCTAAGACGCTTATTTTAGAAACACTTATTAAGCGTACAAATGATGATATGATTCGAAAAACTGAGCAGATTATCGAAAATAATGAGTTATCTTTGTTAGACAAGATTAAGCAGTCGATTAGGGTCATGCCTCTGTATTATAAGTTTTACGATTTAAGAATATTGGACCAGATGAAAAAGTATTATCCTGAGCAATGGAAAAGGGTACATGCCGATTTAAATGACTGGTCTCCGATTAGAACATTAATTCAGGAAGGCATCCGAGAAGGAATTATTGTGAACAAAAATGAGGCTCTGATCATGAAGCTTATTATTGAATCTGTAAATTTAACGCTTGATCAGCGTTTCTTTCTGGATAACAGTGTGACGGTAGAGGAAGCAACTTATTCTATTGTAGATATTTTGTTGTTTGGATTGGTCGAAAAATAA
- a CDS encoding NifU family protein: MDENGVLFDEVSEVLLKLRPFLLRDGGDAELVEVENGIAKLRFLGACNGCPSATITLKVAIERAILEEIDDIKEVVQVF; this comes from the coding sequence ATGGATGAAAATGGAGTTTTATTCGATGAAGTATCGGAAGTTCTTCTCAAACTACGTCCTTTCTTACTGCGTGACGGTGGAGATGCTGAACTGGTCGAGGTTGAGAACGGTATAGCAAAATTAAGATTTTTGGGAGCTTGCAATGGTTGCCCAAGTGCTACGATTACGTTAAAGGTTGCTATTGAGCGCGCAATTCTTGAGGAAATTGATGATATTAAAGAAGTTGTACAAGTATTCTAA
- a CDS encoding PspA/IM30 family protein, whose translation MSVFRRMRDITVATFNEHLEQSQDPVQLIDQFLYNTRQEIAEAEKLHQQYAMHTRQMKQQLDHALSMQTKREEQALLALKADEEHIAKLALQEKMLYAEKEEQYRELWEQSRESLRELEQQLDTLKTEYQTVHSKRQYYAARVQTLRLQQQMNERAGTYGGRNVPRMFNRLEDRVADMEAETMSLRDLRRGEGDHAQDAQGGGSLLEQEWARLKSKLNNSGKE comes from the coding sequence ATGAGTGTTTTTCGAAGAATGCGCGATATCACGGTAGCGACCTTTAATGAGCATTTGGAACAAAGTCAAGACCCAGTGCAACTGATTGACCAGTTCTTGTATAATACCCGCCAGGAAATTGCCGAAGCGGAAAAACTCCATCAACAGTATGCGATGCATACAAGACAGATGAAGCAGCAGTTGGATCATGCATTGTCCATGCAGACCAAACGGGAGGAACAGGCGCTACTGGCTTTGAAGGCTGATGAAGAACATATCGCGAAGCTGGCCCTTCAGGAGAAAATGCTATATGCAGAAAAAGAAGAGCAGTATAGAGAACTGTGGGAGCAGAGCCGTGAATCACTACGTGAGCTAGAACAACAGCTAGATACATTAAAGACAGAATATCAAACGGTACACAGCAAGCGTCAGTATTATGCGGCACGTGTACAGACGTTGAGACTCCAGCAGCAAATGAACGAACGGGCTGGTACATACGGTGGACGGAATGTTCCCCGAATGTTCAACCGCTTGGAAGACCGGGTAGCCGATATGGAAGCAGAAACGATGAGTCTGCGTGATTTACGTCGGGGTGAGGGCGACCATGCACAGGATGCCCAAGGCGGTGGATCGCTGCTCGAACAAGAGTGGGCGAGACTGAAAAGCAAGCTGAACAACAGCGGGAAGGAGTAA
- a CDS encoding PspC domain-containing protein — protein sequence MTRIYRSSRDRVITGVCGGLSDATGMDSTWIRILVVISFFITAGTTFMIYVIAALVISKEPRSPFDGGFGPDSGPYNQQDPRYYGSNNTRSQYGQGTGYNQGGAYGNSNPFFGQDARNSSKFNTGQNSDLDSMMEDIEKKAMKKELAELRKKVEQFEKGDRK from the coding sequence ATGACCCGAATTTACAGATCAAGCCGGGATAGAGTAATAACAGGTGTATGTGGCGGTCTTTCTGACGCAACAGGAATGGACTCAACATGGATTCGTATTCTGGTTGTGATCAGTTTCTTTATTACAGCAGGAACCACATTTATGATTTATGTGATTGCGGCCCTAGTTATCTCCAAGGAGCCGAGATCTCCTTTCGATGGAGGATTTGGCCCTGACAGCGGTCCCTACAATCAACAGGATCCACGCTATTATGGCAGTAACAATACAAGATCACAGTATGGGCAGGGAACTGGTTACAACCAGGGTGGTGCATATGGCAATTCGAATCCGTTTTTTGGTCAAGATGCCCGCAACTCATCTAAATTTAACACAGGTCAGAACAGTGACCTGGATTCCATGATGGAAGATATCGAAAAAAAGGCAATGAAAAAAGAATTGGCAGAGTTACGCAAAAAAGTAGAGCAATTTGAGAAGGGAGATCGTAAATAA
- a CDS encoding LiaF transmembrane domain-containing protein: protein MRVNKGNGLAIVLIVLGSIMLLGKFTPFFGHFLGHLIGYLIPIAMVMLGYYGVKKGNALFGWIVLVLGVLILLGKLSWLLGPLLAIGLIIFGVSLLSDRRRRY from the coding sequence ATGAGAGTTAACAAAGGGAATGGGTTAGCCATTGTACTGATCGTGTTGGGTTCGATTATGCTGCTCGGTAAGTTTACTCCGTTTTTCGGTCACTTTTTAGGACATCTGATTGGTTACTTAATTCCGATAGCTATGGTCATGCTAGGCTACTACGGTGTGAAAAAAGGAAATGCGCTCTTCGGCTGGATCGTACTTGTACTTGGGGTACTGATTTTGCTTGGCAAACTGTCCTGGCTTCTGGGACCGCTACTGGCAATCGGGTTAATCATATTTGGTGTTTCCCTGCTGAGTGACCGCAGAAGACGTTACTGA
- a CDS encoding MFS transporter, whose translation MLNKEIRKRKGGNMSILTRNRGAMLLLMLNIFLAFMGIGLVVPVLPKFISELGMNGSSMGLMVAAFALTQLLLSPLSGKLSDRYGRKKLIVSGMFIFMLSELVFGLANSIPTLFIARIMGGAGAALLTPSIMAYVADVTSFEERGKGMGMINAAINTGFIIGPGIGGLLATYGIRIPFFAAAGAAGIAAILSLLVLPESLSKEKQQYNRELPRQKENLLQQFAKSYQSPYFMGLLIVFVVAFGLANFETVFGLFVDHKYGFTPMDIAIIITTGSILGAVVQATIFGWIINRFGEKKIIHLCLAIGGLFIFLTLFAEQYVMIMLTTFIIFLAMDILRPAVSTSLSRQAGDEQGFVAGMNSSYTSLGNVIGPLVAGLLFDVHINLPYMVAAIALLACLVLSLRSKQAGEQHSITHAAEQHRGG comes from the coding sequence ATGTTGAATAAAGAGATACGGAAAAGGAAGGGTGGAAATATGTCTATACTCACAAGAAATCGAGGAGCAATGCTGTTATTGATGCTTAACATTTTTTTGGCATTCATGGGGATTGGATTGGTTGTCCCTGTGTTACCTAAGTTTATAAGTGAGCTAGGGATGAATGGTTCCTCGATGGGACTGATGGTTGCAGCTTTTGCGTTGACACAGCTTTTGTTATCACCATTGTCAGGAAAGTTGTCTGATCGTTATGGACGTAAAAAGTTGATTGTTTCTGGGATGTTCATCTTCATGTTATCAGAGCTTGTTTTTGGACTGGCGAATTCCATTCCTACCCTGTTCATAGCACGAATCATGGGTGGAGCAGGGGCAGCGTTGCTTACTCCTTCTATTATGGCCTATGTTGCTGACGTGACCTCGTTTGAGGAAAGAGGCAAGGGAATGGGAATGATCAATGCAGCGATCAACACAGGCTTCATAATCGGGCCAGGGATTGGCGGATTGCTTGCCACATATGGAATACGCATTCCCTTTTTTGCGGCAGCAGGAGCTGCGGGAATAGCAGCTATCTTGTCTCTGTTAGTACTGCCTGAGTCTTTAAGCAAGGAAAAGCAACAATATAATAGAGAGCTTCCACGTCAAAAAGAAAATCTTTTGCAGCAATTTGCCAAGTCATATCAATCTCCATATTTCATGGGTTTACTCATTGTATTTGTCGTTGCTTTTGGGTTAGCGAACTTTGAAACAGTATTTGGACTGTTTGTTGACCATAAATATGGTTTTACACCGATGGATATTGCCATCATCATAACGACAGGCTCCATTTTGGGAGCAGTTGTCCAAGCGACTATTTTTGGATGGATCATTAATCGTTTTGGAGAGAAAAAAATAATTCACCTCTGTTTGGCTATTGGGGGCCTGTTCATTTTTCTAACCCTATTTGCTGAACAGTACGTGATGATTATGCTGACCACCTTCATCATTTTTCTGGCTATGGATATCCTTCGTCCGGCAGTAAGCACTTCTCTATCGCGACAGGCTGGAGATGAGCAAGGCTTTGTGGCAGGCATGAACTCGTCCTATACCAGCTTGGGTAATGTGATTGGACCGCTTGTTGCGGGATTGCTGTTCGATGTTCATATTAATCTGCCTTATATGGTTGCAGCTATAGCGTTACTGGCTTGTCTCGTCCTTTCACTACGTTCCAAGCAAGCGGGTGAGCAACACTCGATAACCCATGCAGCAGAACAGCATAGAGGAGGATAG